From one Mycobacterium colombiense CECT 3035 genomic stretch:
- a CDS encoding flavin-containing monooxygenase, with protein MTSRKARALYAIGRMRAATRRRRGPKVAIIGAGFGGLGAAVALRRAGVDDLVIIEGADGVGGTWRRNTYPGAACDIQSHLYSFSFAPNTSWSRTYARQPEILAYLESVADDFDLRRHLLLDTTVRSVRWDARAGAWHCRLERDGQPSTLTADVVVCAVGLFGSVKLPDIEGLRDFAGPVLHTAAWDHDLDLAGRSVAVIGTGASGVQLVPELAKTAGHVTVFQRTPPWMVPKDDRPYSATELARFKRSPLAVRRTRWQIWKFQHDNTATFADDPVVTARTQIAASFLDRTVDDEPLRRALTPDYPFRCKRVLLGDDYYRALQRDNVELVTDPIARIGPASVITASGADVEVDAIVLATGFETSRYLSGIDVVGVGGRKLHEHWGADPSAYLGVAVSGFPNFFMLYGPNTNQGGNSIVYILEAGARLVASAVSRLARHGGYLDVRPEAEKRYNDELSADLERTIWTQCDSYFRSPSGRIVTQWPYTELEYARRTWRLRAREWTHGRMRDDARVPRVAVGAEE; from the coding sequence GTGACCAGCCGGAAAGCCCGCGCGCTCTACGCCATTGGGCGGATGCGGGCGGCGACTAGGCGCCGGCGCGGACCGAAGGTGGCCATCATCGGCGCCGGCTTCGGCGGTCTGGGCGCGGCCGTCGCGCTGCGCCGCGCGGGCGTCGACGACCTGGTGATCATCGAGGGCGCCGACGGGGTCGGCGGCACCTGGCGGCGCAACACCTATCCCGGTGCGGCCTGCGATATCCAAAGCCACCTGTATTCGTTTTCCTTCGCCCCCAACACATCCTGGAGCCGTACCTACGCCCGGCAGCCGGAGATACTGGCCTACCTGGAATCGGTGGCCGACGACTTCGACCTGCGTCGCCATCTCCTGCTGGACACCACGGTCCGCTCCGTGCGGTGGGACGCGCGTGCCGGCGCGTGGCATTGCCGGCTGGAGCGCGACGGGCAGCCGTCCACCCTGACCGCCGACGTCGTCGTGTGCGCGGTCGGCCTGTTCGGTTCCGTCAAGCTCCCCGATATCGAGGGGCTGCGCGACTTCGCGGGCCCGGTGTTGCACACCGCCGCATGGGATCACGACCTCGATCTGGCCGGACGGAGCGTAGCGGTGATCGGCACCGGCGCCAGCGGGGTTCAGCTGGTGCCCGAGCTGGCGAAGACCGCGGGGCACGTCACGGTCTTCCAACGCACCCCGCCGTGGATGGTGCCGAAGGACGACCGTCCCTACAGCGCAACCGAATTGGCCCGATTCAAACGCAGCCCGCTCGCCGTGCGACGCACCCGCTGGCAGATCTGGAAGTTCCAGCACGACAACACCGCGACCTTCGCCGACGACCCCGTGGTGACGGCGCGCACGCAGATCGCGGCGTCGTTCCTGGACCGTACCGTCGACGACGAACCGTTGCGCCGGGCGCTCACGCCGGACTATCCGTTCCGCTGCAAGCGGGTGCTGCTCGGCGACGATTATTACCGGGCCCTGCAACGCGACAACGTCGAACTGGTCACCGACCCCATCGCGCGCATCGGCCCGGCATCGGTGATCACCGCATCGGGCGCGGACGTCGAGGTCGATGCCATCGTGCTGGCCACCGGCTTCGAGACGTCCCGCTACCTGTCCGGCATCGACGTCGTCGGCGTCGGTGGACGAAAGCTGCACGAGCACTGGGGCGCCGACCCGAGCGCCTACCTAGGGGTGGCGGTCAGCGGATTCCCGAACTTCTTCATGCTCTACGGACCCAACACCAATCAGGGCGGCAACTCCATTGTCTACATCCTCGAGGCCGGGGCGCGGCTGGTCGCCAGCGCGGTCAGCCGGCTGGCGCGCCACGGCGGATACCTCGACGTGCGGCCGGAGGCCGAAAAGCGTTACAACGACGAGCTTTCCGCTGACCTGGAGCGCACCATCTGGACGCAGTGCGACAGCTACTTCCGATCACCGTCCGGCCGGATCGTCACCCAATGGCCCTACACCGAGCTGGAGTACGCGCGGCGAACCTGGCGGCTGCGGGCGCGGGAATGGACCCACGGCAGGATGCGCGACGACGCCCGTGTGCCGAGAGTCGCCGTCGGCGCCGAGGAATAG
- a CDS encoding sulfate ABC transporter substrate-binding protein, translating to MGGVAGVVKLLPPDAARPSLRLPWLSILGVLAIVVATTAIVLKNLPTAGSNEILNVSYDPTRELYAALDKEFVADYRTHNGTTLTIKESHGGSGRQLRSVLDGSQKASVVSLALISDIDTLSKRGLIAGNWQQRLPNASVPYTSTIVFVVRKGNPKAIHDWPDLTNPDVAVVSPNPRTSGNGQLSVLAAWGSVTTRGGTPAQAVAYVKSLLQHVAVADAGARGAGDSFALAKIGDAQLTWENEALREVAANRDDLEVVYPPVSILAQPAVAWVDANVTDPQTAAHAKAYLDYLFTDAAQEQVARFGYRPFKPAILAKHADRLRPLTLFPISAIAKDWSDAREQFFGTNGILDMISAPGAASGA from the coding sequence ATGGGAGGTGTGGCTGGTGTGGTGAAACTGTTGCCACCCGATGCGGCGCGCCCGTCGCTACGCCTGCCCTGGCTCAGCATCCTGGGCGTGCTCGCCATCGTCGTCGCCACGACCGCGATCGTGCTGAAAAATCTCCCGACGGCTGGTTCCAACGAAATCCTCAACGTCTCCTACGACCCCACGCGCGAGTTGTACGCCGCGCTGGACAAGGAATTCGTCGCGGATTACCGCACGCACAACGGAACGACGCTGACCATCAAGGAGTCTCACGGCGGATCGGGACGCCAGCTCCGCAGCGTGCTGGACGGCAGTCAAAAAGCCAGCGTGGTGTCGCTGGCACTGATCAGTGACATCGACACGCTCAGCAAGCGGGGCCTGATCGCCGGCAACTGGCAGCAGCGGTTGCCCAACGCCTCGGTGCCCTACACGTCGACCATCGTCTTCGTCGTCCGCAAGGGCAATCCCAAGGCAATTCACGACTGGCCCGACCTGACGAACCCCGACGTGGCCGTGGTGTCGCCGAACCCACGGACATCCGGCAACGGTCAGCTGAGCGTCCTGGCGGCGTGGGGCTCGGTCACCACCCGCGGCGGCACTCCGGCACAGGCGGTCGCCTACGTGAAGTCGCTGCTGCAGCACGTGGCGGTCGCCGACGCCGGGGCCCGCGGCGCCGGCGACAGTTTCGCGCTGGCCAAGATCGGCGATGCCCAGTTGACATGGGAGAACGAGGCGCTGCGTGAGGTCGCCGCGAACAGGGACGACCTGGAGGTGGTCTATCCGCCCGTCAGCATCCTCGCCCAGCCCGCGGTCGCATGGGTCGACGCGAACGTGACCGATCCGCAGACGGCGGCTCACGCCAAGGCCTACCTCGATTACCTGTTCACCGACGCCGCCCAGGAACAGGTGGCGCGATTCGGGTATCGCCCGTTCAAGCCGGCGATCCTGGCCAAGCACGCCGACCGGCTGCGCCCGCTGACGCTGTTCCCGATCAGCGCCATCGCCAAGGACTGGAGCGACGCCCGGGAACAGTTCTTCGGCACCAACGGAATCCTGGACATGATCTCGGCGCCCGGCGCGGCGTCGGGTGCGTAG
- a CDS encoding SulP family inorganic anion transporter — protein sequence MGVRVKYDLVKGRHDVVAGLTVAAISFPQAMAYALIAGVDPRFGVYSAIVVTVVASIFGSSSHLINGPTSAISLLVFTALAFIDSENSKELFEALFLLAVLVGAFQIVISLFKLGNLTRYISESVIIGFMAAAAFLLAIGQLGNALGVRDKGNGHMQVLRRVWLTLTHGDHINYRALTLSAAAVILAVVLRKLVQRYGWPQVDMLAVLIITALIAYLAGWSTPGRGGHTAVSVAAKIPRSLPGPHVPEVHTEWLPHLSTGALAIAFVGIIEALSIAKAIAYQTQQKIDYNRQIMAEGLANLTGGFFQSLPGSGSLSRSAINFQSGAATRFSGIVSAATVAAALLLFAPLLHYVPQPALAGLLLVTAARLVDFKRLVYTLKASRYDAGLVVVTAFTGIAVDLDKSVLLGVVLSILLFVPRAAKLKSKELVVTPERVVRERIPGDSADPSIVIYDLEGELFFGAAPELDRYLTGISRRITEGDIAFVVLRLKRVRHPDVVCIERIEQFLRETTERGVTVLLAGVRPDTLGVLNNVGFQSWFPAEQVFPEEDEEFSATLKAVRYAHNRLADLKVKEPFTSAPELAPHSELYYLV from the coding sequence GTGGGTGTGCGTGTGAAATACGACCTGGTGAAGGGCCGGCACGATGTGGTCGCCGGCCTGACCGTCGCCGCCATTTCCTTCCCCCAAGCGATGGCCTATGCCCTGATCGCCGGGGTGGACCCGAGATTCGGCGTCTACTCGGCGATCGTCGTGACGGTCGTCGCCTCGATCTTCGGTTCGTCCTCGCATCTGATCAACGGACCGACCAGCGCCATCTCGCTACTGGTGTTCACGGCGCTGGCCTTCATCGACTCGGAAAACTCCAAGGAACTCTTCGAGGCGCTCTTCCTGCTCGCCGTGCTGGTCGGCGCATTCCAGATCGTGATAAGTCTGTTCAAGCTCGGCAACCTCACCCGCTACATTTCCGAGTCGGTCATCATCGGCTTCATGGCGGCCGCGGCCTTCCTGCTCGCCATCGGGCAGCTGGGCAACGCACTGGGCGTCCGCGACAAGGGCAACGGCCACATGCAGGTGCTGCGCCGCGTCTGGCTCACCCTGACCCACGGTGATCACATCAATTACCGCGCACTGACATTGAGCGCGGCGGCGGTGATCCTGGCTGTCGTGCTGCGCAAGCTGGTGCAGCGCTACGGATGGCCGCAGGTCGACATGCTCGCGGTGCTGATCATCACCGCGCTCATCGCGTACCTCGCCGGCTGGTCGACCCCGGGCCGGGGTGGGCACACCGCGGTGTCGGTGGCCGCCAAGATCCCGCGCAGCCTGCCCGGACCGCACGTGCCCGAGGTGCACACGGAGTGGCTGCCGCATCTGTCCACGGGGGCACTCGCCATCGCCTTCGTCGGCATCATCGAAGCGCTGTCGATCGCCAAAGCCATTGCCTACCAAACACAACAGAAGATCGACTACAACCGCCAGATCATGGCCGAAGGCCTGGCCAACCTGACCGGTGGCTTCTTCCAGAGCCTGCCCGGGTCGGGCTCGCTGTCGCGGTCGGCGATCAACTTCCAGTCCGGCGCCGCGACACGGTTCTCCGGAATCGTCTCGGCCGCCACGGTTGCCGCGGCCCTGCTGTTGTTCGCACCGCTGCTGCACTACGTTCCGCAGCCCGCGCTGGCCGGGCTGCTGCTCGTCACGGCCGCGCGCCTGGTGGACTTCAAGCGCCTGGTCTACACCCTCAAGGCTTCTCGCTACGACGCCGGGCTGGTGGTCGTGACCGCCTTCACCGGCATCGCCGTCGACCTCGACAAGTCGGTGCTGCTCGGGGTGGTCCTGTCAATCCTGCTGTTCGTGCCACGGGCGGCCAAGCTGAAGTCCAAGGAGCTGGTCGTCACACCCGAACGCGTGGTCCGCGAACGCATTCCGGGTGACTCAGCGGATCCCTCGATCGTCATCTACGACCTCGAAGGCGAGTTGTTCTTCGGAGCCGCACCGGAATTGGATCGATACCTGACCGGGATCAGCCGGCGGATCACCGAAGGGGATATCGCGTTCGTGGTGTTGCGGCTCAAGCGGGTGCGCCACCCGGATGTGGTCTGCATCGAACGCATCGAGCAGTTCCTGCGCGAGACGACCGAACGTGGCGTTACCGTCCTGCTCGCCGGGGTGCGTCCCGACACGCTCGGCGTCCTCAACAACGTCGGCTTCCAGAGTTGGTTCCCGGCCGAGCAGGTCTTCCCCGAAGAGGACGAGGAATTCTCGGCCACCCTCAAGGCGGTGCGCTACGCCCACAACAGGCTGGCCGACCTGAAAGTCAAGGAGCCCTTCACCAGCGCGCCCGAACTCGCCCCGCACTCCGAGCTGTACTACCTGGTCTAG
- a CDS encoding SDR family oxidoreductase, producing the protein MNRVSVITGGAGGMGLATAKIVGRDHTLVLCDVRQDRLAAAATTLQDLGIAATAVGCDVTDRRAVADLLKTASSLGTLVSVIHTAGVSPSMGAADYVMRTNAVGTVNVNEEFFAVAGEGAVIVNVASMAAHMLPAEIVPASQFPQALDDTDAFMDAMLAACDIAPEEARSGLAYAVSKSFVKWYSQSQAERFNARGLRIVSVSPGSIDTEMGRLEEQAGAGAMVANAAVPRWGKPEEMAELLAFCASEKAGYLTGTDILNDGGVIASMTERARLSAAG; encoded by the coding sequence ATGAATCGAGTGTCGGTGATCACAGGCGGCGCGGGCGGCATGGGCCTGGCCACGGCGAAAATCGTCGGCCGCGACCACACCCTGGTGCTGTGCGACGTCAGGCAGGACCGGCTGGCGGCCGCCGCCACGACCCTACAAGACCTCGGGATCGCCGCGACCGCCGTCGGCTGCGACGTCACCGACCGGCGCGCCGTCGCGGACCTGCTGAAGACCGCGAGCAGCCTTGGGACGCTCGTGTCCGTCATCCACACCGCGGGGGTCAGCCCGAGCATGGGCGCCGCCGATTACGTCATGCGGACCAACGCCGTCGGCACGGTCAACGTCAACGAGGAGTTTTTCGCGGTCGCCGGCGAGGGCGCGGTGATCGTCAACGTGGCATCGATGGCCGCGCACATGCTGCCCGCGGAAATCGTTCCAGCAAGCCAGTTTCCGCAGGCGCTGGACGACACCGACGCATTCATGGACGCCATGCTGGCGGCGTGCGACATCGCTCCCGAGGAGGCGCGATCCGGTCTGGCCTACGCCGTGAGCAAGAGCTTCGTGAAGTGGTACAGCCAGTCGCAGGCCGAGCGATTCAACGCCCGCGGCCTGCGCATCGTCTCGGTCTCACCGGGGTCCATCGACACCGAGATGGGCCGGCTCGAGGAGCAGGCCGGCGCGGGCGCGATGGTGGCCAACGCGGCCGTCCCGCGGTGGGGCAAGCCGGAAGAGATGGCCGAGCTGCTCGCCTTCTGCGCCAGCGAGAAGGCCGGATACCTCACCGGCACAGACATTCTCAACGACGGCGGGGTGATCGCGTCGATGACCGAACGGGCCAGGCTGTCCGCCGCCGGCTAG
- a CDS encoding sodium:proton exchanger yields the protein MTMLATDRPAATVSTTALWRRRTLTRSGLITGAFIAPAVVVRIAGLHTGAVPALLIFGAAVVAASFLLAWAAEAAQIDVSGGLATALLALIAVLPEYAVDLYYAYVSGHNADYTQYAAANMTGSNRLLMGLGWPVVVLVSILVARKSGSAKVTGLTLEPANRVELGFLLIAGVLAFVIPASGQIHFGLGLALLAWFGFYLYKISHGDVEEPDLIGTAAALGDLPDRGRRVAVVGMFLASGGVILLCAKPFADNLVAAGTELGINRFLLVQWLAPLASEAPEFIIATIFATRGKGTAAIATLISSKVNQWTLLIGSLPLAHLLGGGGFALHLDSRQVEEVLLTATQTMMGVALILALRFHRAAACTLLGLFVIQFPIFSTQGRLLLCGVYIAVAVVALIINRRQIVATVRAPFFGTAIRHTGHPHHEPQGSAHSR from the coding sequence ATGACGATGCTCGCCACCGACAGGCCCGCAGCCACCGTCTCGACGACGGCGCTCTGGCGGCGCCGCACCCTGACCCGCTCCGGCTTGATCACCGGCGCATTCATCGCCCCTGCGGTGGTGGTGCGCATCGCGGGCCTGCACACCGGTGCGGTGCCCGCCCTGCTGATCTTCGGGGCGGCGGTGGTGGCGGCCAGTTTCCTGCTGGCGTGGGCGGCCGAGGCCGCGCAGATCGACGTGTCCGGCGGGCTGGCCACGGCGTTGCTCGCCCTGATCGCGGTGCTGCCCGAATACGCCGTCGACCTCTATTACGCCTACGTGTCCGGCCACAACGCGGATTACACGCAGTACGCCGCGGCCAACATGACCGGGTCCAACCGGTTGTTGATGGGGCTGGGCTGGCCCGTCGTGGTGCTGGTGAGCATCCTGGTCGCGCGCAAGTCCGGCTCGGCGAAGGTCACCGGCTTGACGCTGGAGCCAGCAAATCGCGTCGAACTCGGATTCCTGCTGATCGCCGGCGTCCTCGCGTTCGTGATCCCGGCGAGCGGGCAGATCCATTTCGGGCTCGGGCTGGCGTTGCTGGCCTGGTTCGGGTTCTACCTCTACAAGATCAGCCACGGCGACGTCGAAGAGCCGGACCTGATCGGTACGGCGGCCGCCTTGGGCGACCTGCCCGACCGTGGGCGGCGCGTCGCAGTGGTCGGGATGTTCCTGGCGTCCGGTGGGGTGATCCTGCTGTGCGCCAAACCCTTTGCCGACAACCTGGTCGCCGCCGGCACCGAGCTCGGCATCAACCGCTTCCTGCTGGTGCAGTGGCTGGCCCCGCTGGCCTCCGAAGCGCCCGAATTCATCATCGCGACCATCTTCGCCACGCGGGGCAAGGGCACCGCCGCCATCGCCACGCTGATCTCCTCCAAGGTCAACCAGTGGACCCTGCTGATCGGGTCGCTGCCCCTGGCCCACCTGCTGGGCGGTGGCGGGTTCGCCCTGCACCTGGATTCCCGGCAGGTGGAGGAGGTGCTGCTCACCGCGACCCAGACGATGATGGGCGTGGCGCTGATCCTGGCGCTGCGGTTCCACCGGGCCGCCGCGTGCACACTGCTCGGGTTGTTCGTGATCCAGTTCCCGATCTTCTCGACACAGGGGCGGCTACTGCTCTGCGGCGTCTACATCGCGGTGGCCGTCGTCGCGCTGATCATCAACCGACGCCAGATAGTTGCCACCGTCCGGGCGCCGTTCTTCGGCACGGCGATCCGGCACACCGGTCACCCACACCACGAACCGCAGGGTTCCGCACATTCGCGCTAG
- a CDS encoding SDR family NAD(P)-dependent oxidoreductase, producing MTFATKYGPWALVAGASDGMGAAFAEGLAERGVNVVLLARRQAVLDRVAADIEARTSAQTRAVAIDLAQQGAAAAVAAATGDLEIGTLVYCAGADPNFEPFLANPIEAAEAMVQRNCMVPMQLCHHYAPAMVERGSGGIVIFGSGAGLAGGPNMVAYGASKAFDMVFAEALWAELHDKGVDVLGLILGKTNTPALRELEYTRGLLGSPDEVPPDAAAVSDVIAEAFENLGNGPTLMVGDTMRAAAQLLASLSRNQAVELFTQAAAAAMGPDA from the coding sequence ATGACGTTCGCAACGAAATACGGGCCCTGGGCGTTGGTGGCCGGCGCCTCCGACGGTATGGGTGCGGCGTTCGCCGAAGGGCTAGCCGAGCGTGGCGTCAACGTGGTGCTGCTCGCCCGCCGGCAGGCCGTGCTCGACCGGGTCGCCGCCGACATCGAGGCCAGGACGTCGGCGCAAACCAGAGCCGTCGCAATCGATCTCGCTCAGCAGGGCGCCGCCGCGGCGGTGGCCGCCGCAACCGGCGACCTGGAGATCGGCACACTCGTGTACTGCGCCGGTGCCGACCCGAATTTCGAGCCCTTCCTTGCCAATCCGATCGAAGCGGCCGAGGCGATGGTGCAGCGGAACTGCATGGTGCCCATGCAGTTGTGTCACCATTACGCGCCCGCGATGGTGGAGCGCGGCAGCGGCGGCATCGTCATCTTCGGTTCCGGGGCCGGGCTGGCCGGCGGGCCGAACATGGTCGCCTACGGCGCGTCGAAGGCGTTCGACATGGTCTTCGCCGAGGCGCTGTGGGCCGAACTGCACGATAAGGGCGTCGACGTTCTGGGCCTGATCCTGGGCAAGACCAACACCCCGGCATTGCGCGAACTCGAGTACACCCGCGGCCTGCTCGGGTCGCCCGACGAGGTACCGCCGGACGCGGCGGCCGTGTCCGACGTGATCGCCGAGGCGTTCGAGAACCTCGGCAACGGCCCCACCCTGATGGTGGGCGACACCATGCGCGCCGCGGCGCAGCTGCTGGCGTCGCTGAGCCGCAATCAGGCCGTCGAGCTGTTCACCCAGGCCGCCGCCGCGGCCATGGGCCCGGACGCCTAG
- a CDS encoding nuclear transport factor 2 family protein, whose translation MSERDDRQDISELLVRYATGIDRRDWPLFRTVFTDDCQLDYGEIGAWNGVDAVADFMEQVHALAGHTLHRLTNHAITVDGDKATARTYIDGLIMAGDNNSGVNAIGFYDDDIVRTPAGWRIARRRYTQVRITTIGGG comes from the coding sequence GTGAGCGAACGCGATGACCGCCAAGACATCTCGGAGCTGCTGGTGCGGTATGCGACGGGCATCGACCGGCGCGACTGGCCGCTGTTTCGCACCGTGTTCACCGACGACTGCCAACTGGACTACGGCGAGATCGGCGCCTGGAACGGCGTCGACGCCGTCGCCGACTTCATGGAGCAGGTGCACGCCCTGGCGGGACACACGCTGCACCGCCTGACCAACCACGCCATCACCGTCGACGGCGACAAAGCCACGGCACGCACCTACATCGACGGCCTGATCATGGCCGGCGACAACAACTCCGGCGTCAACGCGATCGGGTTCTACGACGACGACATCGTGCGCACGCCGGCAGGGTGGCGCATCGCCCGCCGGCGCTACACGCAGGTTCGCATCACGACGATCGGAGGAGGATAG
- a CDS encoding zinc-binding dehydrogenase: MVLRDGRLQVRETPDPEPGPGELLLRTLSTAICASDVHFMDHPELAVDDPTGRSLYDSDRDIVLGHEFVGEVVGHGPDCTDQYAVGTRVTAMPVRLVDGGAGGMRIIGQHPEAQGSFAELLVVSEVAAKPVPGGVSSDAVALTDAFAVGEFYVRSARLQPGEIPIVIGAGAIGLSAVAALAVRGIEPIVVADFNADRRRLAGDRFGAHVLVDPGEKSAFDAFNEVRAQRGLPGPAVVFECVGAPGLIQQLVESADMGTRIYCAGGWYTGDTLDITTATRQGVTIQFGGGPHPQDWYGTLDAIAAGRLDPLPSIGKIIGLDEVPEALDQARRSEGPPRIIVRPNGDHS; this comes from the coding sequence GTGGTGTTACGCGACGGCCGGTTGCAGGTCCGCGAGACGCCGGACCCCGAGCCCGGGCCCGGTGAGCTGCTGCTGCGCACGTTGAGCACCGCGATCTGCGCGTCCGACGTGCATTTCATGGATCACCCCGAGCTCGCCGTCGACGACCCGACCGGCCGCTCGCTGTACGACAGCGACCGTGACATCGTGCTCGGCCACGAATTCGTCGGCGAGGTCGTCGGGCACGGGCCGGACTGCACCGACCAGTACGCCGTCGGTACGCGCGTGACGGCCATGCCGGTCCGCCTGGTCGACGGCGGCGCCGGCGGAATGCGCATCATCGGTCAGCATCCCGAGGCGCAGGGCAGTTTTGCTGAGCTGCTGGTGGTTTCGGAGGTGGCCGCCAAGCCCGTCCCGGGCGGGGTGTCCAGCGATGCCGTGGCATTGACCGACGCGTTCGCGGTCGGCGAGTTCTACGTGCGCTCGGCGCGGCTGCAGCCCGGCGAGATCCCCATCGTCATCGGCGCGGGGGCGATCGGGCTCTCGGCCGTCGCGGCCCTGGCCGTCCGCGGCATCGAACCCATCGTCGTCGCCGACTTCAATGCCGATCGGCGCCGGCTTGCCGGTGACCGCTTCGGCGCGCACGTGCTGGTCGACCCGGGTGAAAAGTCAGCGTTCGACGCCTTCAACGAGGTGCGCGCGCAGCGCGGATTACCCGGACCGGCAGTCGTATTCGAATGTGTGGGCGCACCCGGGCTGATCCAGCAGCTGGTGGAGTCCGCCGACATGGGCACCCGTATCTACTGCGCGGGCGGCTGGTACACGGGCGACACCCTCGACATCACCACCGCCACCAGGCAGGGCGTGACGATTCAGTTCGGCGGCGGTCCGCACCCGCAGGACTGGTACGGCACGCTCGACGCCATCGCGGCGGGCCGGCTGGACCCGCTGCCGAGCATCGGCAAGATCATCGGCCTCGACGAGGTGCCCGAGGCTCTGGATCAGGCCCGCAGGTCCGAGGGCCCGCCCCGGATCATTGTCCGCCCGAACGGAGACCACTCGTGA
- a CDS encoding helix-turn-helix domain-containing protein translates to MLDVVELLARSGSARLRFSDVVRELDLTQATAHAILKTLCDRGWASRDPVAKTFALGPALAVVAARMDTARPLAHAARSAALRLSREVGYACSVVEKFGDSLVVTAFEGEPATQPSGIPGDRIPYAPPFGVAMAAWDTEEEQRGWIRRGAGDNADRAQRLQQVLAHTRDRGFDVDWTTPALAQAVQVVGTLDSTEMPTPVRHIMDQLLVEFTTIGFLSDDNPGRRKQPVVTIAAPVFDERGRVALMVAVHPLCALSARQIRDIGSHLTDETAALGGSRPTTDNAV, encoded by the coding sequence GTGCTCGATGTCGTCGAGCTGCTGGCGCGGTCTGGAAGCGCGCGGCTGCGCTTCTCCGATGTGGTGCGCGAGCTGGATCTCACCCAGGCGACCGCGCACGCGATCCTGAAGACGTTGTGCGACCGCGGGTGGGCCAGCCGTGATCCCGTCGCGAAGACGTTCGCGCTCGGGCCCGCGCTCGCCGTGGTGGCCGCCCGCATGGACACCGCCCGGCCACTCGCACATGCGGCGCGGTCCGCGGCCCTGCGGCTATCCCGGGAAGTCGGCTACGCCTGTTCGGTGGTCGAGAAGTTCGGTGATTCCTTGGTGGTCACCGCCTTTGAGGGCGAGCCGGCCACCCAGCCGTCGGGCATCCCGGGTGATCGCATCCCGTACGCGCCGCCCTTCGGCGTGGCGATGGCCGCCTGGGACACCGAGGAGGAACAACGCGGATGGATCCGGCGGGGTGCCGGTGACAACGCCGACCGCGCCCAGCGCCTGCAACAGGTGTTGGCGCACACGCGCGACCGGGGCTTCGACGTCGACTGGACGACGCCGGCGCTCGCGCAGGCGGTGCAGGTGGTCGGCACGCTGGACAGCACGGAGATGCCGACTCCGGTGCGCCACATCATGGACCAGTTGCTGGTCGAATTCACCACGATCGGGTTTCTCTCCGACGACAACCCGGGCCGGCGCAAGCAACCCGTGGTGACCATCGCCGCTCCGGTTTTCGACGAACGGGGACGCGTTGCGCTGATGGTGGCCGTGCACCCGCTGTGCGCGCTGAGCGCGCGGCAGATCCGCGACATCGGGAGCCACCTGACCGACGAGACGGCCGCGCTCGGCGGATCGCGACCGACGACCGATAACGCCGTGTAG